A section of the Festucalex cinctus isolate MCC-2025b chromosome 7, RoL_Fcin_1.0, whole genome shotgun sequence genome encodes:
- the dhx16 gene encoding pre-mRNA-splicing factor ATP-dependent RNA helicase DHX16, with protein sequence MANLEQWVNDRLHDILGLSDRYVAQFMIGTARKATSSQDFVSRLQQTGTIDIDQSVTAFAHELFDKIPRKQVVEKASRVMERQAIEMERKNRTYTLLEDSDSAEDSVVEKQRGNKKKSKEKERGGSKRKNIRRKKESESSSEEEVPVRAKSNQGDNSTVKKEDEEEEWEKEERERLHDIEERDAFAERVKLRDKDKTRNIAERTDKKAYEEAQKRLKLAEDDQKNMLPELRKQSRREYLKKREEEKLEDLEAEIIDEEYLFASDDLTDREKKELEYKRTLRDLAKDYKKAGAKELEERKNRYYMPEEIRIKEVPQKELELEEEAPMELGGEQGRWEEERLKTASLSFGAKKEREQGMKHQQEKYQLILEEDEMIDFVSTAITMKGTLTEKENETPALSQAELKKQSIQEVRRSLPIFPYRDDLLAAIHEHQVLVIEGETGSGKTTQIPQYLLEDGFTKGGMKIGCTQPRRVAAMSVAARVAQELSVKLGNEVGYSIRFEDCTSERTVIKYMTDGMLLREFLTEPDLASYSVIIIDEAHERTLHTDILFGLIKDIARFRPDLKVLVASATLDTERFSTFFDDAPVFRIPGRRFPVDIFYTKAPEADYLEACVVSVLQIHVTQPPGDILVFLTGQEDIETCCEQLQDRCRRLGSKIAELLVLPIYANLPSDMQAKIFSPTPPGARKVVVATNIAETSLTIDGIIYVIDPGFCKQKNYIARTGMESLIVMPCSRASANQRAGRAGRVAAGKCFRLYTAWAFKHEMEEMTVPEIQRTNLGNVVLLLKSLGINDLLHFDFMDPPPHETLLMALEQLYALGALNHLGELTTLGRRMAELPVDPMLSKMILASEQYKCSEEVLSIAAMLSVNNSIFYRPKDKAVHADNARMNFVVPGGDHLVLLNVYTQWVESGYSTQWCYENFIQFRSMRRARDVRDQLEGLMERIEVEMVSSQGDSLPIRKAVTAGYFYHTARLSKGGYRTVKHQQTVYIHPSSSLFEEQPRWLIYHELVMTTKEFMRQVVEIESGWLLEVAPHYYKSKEVEDSSSKKMPRKQGKAKEELG encoded by the exons ATGGCCAACCTTGAGCAGTGGGTCAACGACCGGCTGCATGACATCTTGGGCCTGAGCGACCGATACGTTGCTCAGTTCATGATCGGCACCGCACGCAAGGCGACCAGCTCCCAGGACTTTGTGAGCCGGCTCCAACAGACGGGCACCATAGACATCGACCAGAGCGTCACCGCCTTTGCGCATGAGCTGTTTGACAAG ATTCCTCGTAAGCAGGTCGTGGAAAAAGCCTCCCGGGTGATGGAGCGTCAGGCCATCGAGATGGAAAGGAAAAATCGCACATACACTTTGCTGGAGGACAGCGACAGCGCCGAGGACTCTGTTGTCGAGAAGCAGCGCGGGAATAAGAAGAAGAGCAAAGAGAAAGAACGAGGAGGGAGCAAGCGGAAGAACATCCGGCGGAAGAAGGAGAGCGAGTCATCCAGTGAAGAAGAAGTGCCTGTTAG GGCTAAGTCGAACCAGGGTGACAACTCCACCGTCAAAAAAgaagatgaggaagaagagTGGGAGAAGGAGGAGCGGGAGCGTCTCCATGACATTGAGGAGCGTGACGCCTTTGCTGAACGCGTCAAGCTGAGAGACAAAGATAAGACGAGAAATATTGCAGAGAGGACGGACAAAAAG GCTTACGAGGAGGCTCAGAAGAGGCTCAAGTTGGCCGAAGATGATCAGAAAAACATG TTGCCTGAGCTGAGGAAGCAGTCCCGCCGCGAATACCTGAAGAAGCGTGAGGAGGAAAAGCTGGAGGACCTGGAGGCAGAAATTATAGACGAGGAGTATTTGTTCGCTTCCGACGACCTGACGGATCGTGAAAAGAAGGAGCTGGAGTACAAGCGCACTCTGCGAGACCTCGCCAAGGACTACAAGAAAGCCGGAGCCAAGGAGCTGGAGGAGAGAAAGAACAGATATTACATGCCGGAGGAGATCAGGATTAAG GAGGTGCCTCAGAAGGAGTtggagctggaggaggaggcgcCCATGGAGCTGGGCGGCGAGCAGGGCCGCTGGGAGGAGGAGCGGCTCAAGACGGCCTCGCTCAGCTTCGGTGCCAAGAAGGAGCGCGAGCAGGGCATGAAGCACCAACAGGAGAAGTACCAGCTCATCCTGGAGGAGGACGAGATGATCGACTTTGTCAGCACCGCCATCACTATGAAAGGGACTCTAACTGAGAAG GAGAACGAGACTCCGGCCTTGTCCCAGGCTGAATTGAAGAAGCAGTCCATACAGGAGGTCCGCCGCAGCCTCCCCATCTTCCCATACCGAGATGACCTACTGGCAGCCATCCACGAGCACCAGGTGCTGGTCATCGAGGGTGAGACCGGCTCGGGCAAGACCACCCAAATACCGCAGTACCTCCTGGAGGAT GGTTTCACCAAAGGTGGGATGAAAATTGGATGCACGCAGCCTCGCAGAGTGGCTGCCATGTCGGTGGCTGCCCGGGTAGCGCAGGAACTGAGTGTGAAGCTTGGTAACGAG GTGGGCTACAGTATCCGCTTTGAGGACTGCACGTCCGAGAGGACGGTGATCAAGTACATGACAGACGGCATGCTGCTACGAGAGTTTCTCACGGAGCCCGACCTCGCCAGTTACAG TGTGATCATCATCGACGAGGCTCACGAGCGGACCCTCCACACTGACATCTTGTTTGGACTGATCAAAGACATCGCCAGGTTCCGCCCTGACCTGAAGGTGCTGGTGGCTAGCGCCACCCTGGACACGGAGCGCTTCTCTACCTTCTTTGACGACGCACCCGTCTTCAGGATCCCCGGCAGGAGATTCCCCGTCGACATCTTCTACACTAAA GCTCCGGAGGCCGACTACTTGGAAGCATGTGTGGTGTCAGTGCTACAGATCCACGTCACACAACCTCCTGGAGACATTCTGGTATTCCTCACCGGACAG GAAGATATCGAGACGTGTTGCGAGCAGCTCCAAGACAGATGTCGACGACTCGGCTCCAAGATCGCCGAGCTACTCGTCCTGCCCATCTATGCCAATCTGCCCTCTGACATGCAGGCCAAGATCTTCAGCCCCACGCCGCCCGGCGCACGCAAG GTGGTGGTGGCAACCAACATTGCTGAAACTTCACTGACCATTGACGGCATCATCTATGTCATCGACCCAGGTTTCTGCAAGCAGAAGAATTACATCGCCCGTACCGGCATGGAGTCGCTCATCGTCATGCCTTGCTCTCGG GCGTCGGCCAATCAGAGAGCGGGCCGCGCTGGCAGAGTGGCCGCCGGCAAATGCTTCAGGCTCTACACGGCATGGGCCTTCAAACACGAAATGGAGGAGATGACAGTGCCTGAGATTCAGAGGACCAATCTGGGAAATGTAGTGCTGCTGCTCAAGAGTTTAG GTATCAATGACCTCCTCCACTTTGACTTCATGGACCCGCCGCCGCATGAGACGCTTCTGATGGCTCTGGAGCAACTTTATGCCCTCGGAGCTCTCAACCACCTGGGAGAGCTTACAACG CTGGGTCGCAGGATGGCTGAGCTGCCCGTGGACCCCATGCTGAGCAAGATGATCCTCGCGTCTGAGCA GTACAAATGCTCTGAGGAGGTTCTCTCAATCGCTGCCATGCTATCGGTTAACAACTCGATCTTTTACCGACCCAAGGACAAGGCGGTACATGCTGACAACGCCAGGATGAACTTTGTGGTGCCCGGCGGAGATCACCTGGTGCTGCTTAATGTCTACACGCAG TGGGTAGAGAGCGGCTACTCGACGCAGTGGTGCTACGAGAACTTCATCCAGTTCCGCTCTATGAGGCGAGCGCGTGATGTCCGTGACCAGCTGGAGGGCCTGATGGAGCGCATTGAGGTGGAGATGGTCAGCTCGCAGGGCGACTCACTGCCCATCCGCAAG GCGGTGACGGCAGGCTACTTCTACCACACGGCAAGGCTGAGCAAAGGAGGCTACAGGACGGTGAAACATCAGCAGACGGTCTACATCCACCCTAGCAGTTCGCTGTTTGAGGAGCAGCCCCGATGGCTCATCTACCACGAGCTGGTCATGACCACCAAGGAGTTCATGAGACAG GTGGTGGAGATAGAGAGTGGCTGGCTTCTGGAAGTGGCTCCTCACTACTACAAGAGCAAGGAAGTGGAGGACAGCAGCAGCAAGAAGATGCCCCGCAAGCAGGGCAAGGCCAAGGAGGAGCTGGGCTGA
- the LOC144023074 gene encoding lysosomal thioesterase PPT2-like: MTSKVRTPTAALLLLFLPVLLLTWTRVNGYRPVIIVHGIFDGPKQFQKLVLFINKTHPGTEVTMVDMYTHMSSLKPLWKQVQVFRQAIEPIMRKATDGVHLLCFSQGGLICRALLSTMPNHNVHNFIALSSPLAGQYGETDYLHRLFPDSAKETFFLVCYNRIGQKVSICQYWNDPHHRSSYLKNSKFLPLLNGDTTHNNMTTWKENFLRIKKLVLIGGPDDGVITPWQSSHFGFYDSKEHVVEMRNQEFYRNDTFGLKTLSARGDLSMCLRPGVKHIRWHSNFTVFTDCIEKWLT; this comes from the exons ATGACTTCCAAGGTAAGGACACCGACAGCGGCTCTCCTGCTTCTCTTTCTGCCGGTGCTGCTCCTCACCTGGACCCGCGTCAACGGCTACCGGCCGGTCATCATCGTGCATGGCATCTTTGATGGACCCAAGCAGTTCCAAAAGCTGGTTCTCTTCATTAATAAG ACGCATCCTGGCACAGAGGTGACGATGGTGGACATGTACACGCACATGTCAAGTCTCAAACCGCTGTGGAAGCAGGTGCAAGTTTTCCGTCAGGCCATCGAGCCCATCATGAGGAAGGCTACAGATGGCGTACATCTGCTGTGTTTTTCGCAAG GTGGTCTAATCTGTCGAGCCCTTCTCTCCACGATGCCCAACCACAACGTCCACAACTTCATCGCACTGTCATCACCCCTGGCAGGCCAGTACGGAG AAACGGACTACCTGCATCGGTTGTTTCCCGACAGCGCCAAAGAAACGTTCTTCCTGGTTTGCTACAACAGAATTGGACAAAAAGTGTCCATTTGCCAGTACTGGAATG ACCCTCACCACAGATCCAGTTACTTGAAGAACAGCAAGTTTCTCCCATTGCTCAATGGCGACACAACCCACAACAACATGACAA CCTGGAAGGAGAATTTCCTACGCATCAAGAAGCTGGTGTTGATTGGCGGACCGGACGACGGCGTCATCACTCCATGGCAGTCCAG CCACTTTGGATTCTATGACAGCAAAGAGCATGTTGTGGAAATGAGGAACCAAGAG TTTTACAGGAATGACACCTTCGGACTGAAGACGCTGAGCGCTCGTGGCGACCTATCAATGTGTCTCCGCCCTGGGGTCAAACACATACGCTGGCACTCTAACTTCACCGTGTTCACTGACTGCATCGAGAAGTGGCTCACTTGA